The following proteins are co-located in the Planococcus plakortidis genome:
- a CDS encoding amino acid ABC transporter permease, producing MVTPSTWEIVSLLLDVAHITFIILLASAVLGLLLGAVLTMINVKNIPVLKQITVVISSFTRSVPIIIQLFIVYYALPPLLGNFGINVTSMSATVAAILALTLYHGGYLTEVLRAAYKAVDKGQHEAADSLGYTPAKKFFRIILPQTVPVALPGWGNALIHLIHDTSLVFALGVADIMGRAELIAASSFGMNQVQVFLIVAAIYIVVTFLSDGMVRLFEKKTQKFKLDSGLKAKRVA from the coding sequence ATGGTTACACCGAGCACATGGGAAATCGTTTCGTTATTACTAGATGTCGCGCATATCACGTTTATCATTCTGTTGGCGTCGGCGGTACTGGGCTTATTATTAGGCGCTGTGCTGACTATGATCAACGTCAAGAATATTCCGGTCCTGAAGCAAATTACGGTCGTTATTTCTTCGTTCACCCGAAGTGTGCCGATTATCATTCAATTATTCATTGTCTATTACGCGTTGCCGCCATTGCTCGGGAATTTTGGCATCAATGTCACCAGCATGAGCGCGACCGTCGCGGCCATTTTGGCCTTGACGCTTTACCACGGCGGTTATTTGACGGAAGTGTTGCGGGCTGCGTACAAGGCGGTCGACAAAGGACAGCATGAAGCAGCCGACAGTCTGGGCTACACGCCGGCGAAGAAATTCTTCCGCATCATTTTGCCGCAAACGGTGCCGGTCGCGTTGCCGGGCTGGGGCAATGCGCTCATTCACTTGATCCATGATACATCGCTTGTGTTTGCACTCGGTGTGGCTGACATCATGGGCCGCGCGGAATTGATCGCCGCATCCTCATTCGGCATGAACCAAGTGCAAGTGTTCTTGATCGTGGCAGCCATCTACATAGTGGTGACCTTCCTATCAGATGGCATGGTGCGCTTGTTTGAGAAGAAAACGCAGAAATTCAAGCTCGATTCAGGCCTCAAAGCAAAGAGGGTGGCGTAA
- a CDS encoding transporter substrate-binding domain-containing protein, with the protein MKKRTLAVFTLGSVMALAACGDEPASEVQADGDVRTIEVTTPPTSKNLSWQTADGKILGYEPDVLRAIDEKLEDYAFNIQAVADSAQETGLKTGKYELNVGGFYPTPEREEQFLVPSEPTGRSLIKMYVKEGSGIETLEDLVGKKITPFTAGGGTLQVVLDWQEANPDHKLELEESSGDIPYAQRLKEIDDGKYDAFIGPANLGQNEIIEELGLKVVQPDPIYVGETIMLIYKSEENEKLMEEVDQVLKELREEGTLSEISEEYYGEDVFQYEVTKKE; encoded by the coding sequence TTGAAGAAACGTACATTGGCTGTGTTCACATTGGGATCGGTTATGGCTTTGGCAGCGTGCGGCGATGAGCCGGCATCGGAAGTGCAAGCGGACGGCGACGTCAGGACGATTGAAGTGACGACCCCGCCAACATCGAAGAACTTAAGCTGGCAGACAGCGGACGGCAAGATCCTTGGCTATGAGCCGGACGTCTTGCGGGCCATCGATGAAAAACTCGAAGATTATGCATTTAACATTCAAGCGGTTGCGGACAGTGCGCAGGAAACGGGATTGAAAACAGGGAAGTATGAGTTGAACGTCGGCGGTTTTTACCCGACGCCTGAACGGGAAGAGCAATTCCTCGTGCCATCTGAACCGACTGGCCGCAGCTTGATCAAAATGTATGTAAAAGAAGGCAGCGGCATTGAAACGCTCGAAGATTTGGTCGGCAAGAAAATCACGCCATTTACAGCGGGCGGTGGAACCTTGCAAGTGGTGTTGGACTGGCAGGAAGCGAACCCTGATCATAAACTTGAGCTGGAAGAATCCAGTGGCGATATCCCTTACGCACAGCGCTTGAAAGAAATTGACGACGGCAAATACGATGCATTCATCGGTCCGGCGAACCTAGGGCAGAACGAAATCATCGAAGAGCTCGGCTTGAAAGTGGTGCAGCCAGATCCGATCTATGTCGGCGAGACGATCATGCTCATCTACAAATCAGAAGAAAATGAAAAGCTGATGGAAGAAGTGGATCAGGTCTTGAAGGAATTGAGAGAAGAAGGCACGCTTTCTGAGATTTCGGAGGAATACTACGGAGAAGACGTGTTCCAGTATGAAGTGACGAAGAAAGAGTAG
- a CDS encoding amino acid ABC transporter ATP-binding protein, translated as MLAIQNLKVSFGDKEVLKGVDLQVNKGDVVTFIGPSGTGKTTILKCVNYLVEPDEGQMQLSDVSVDFKKIHKKEILQLRRNTAMVFQQFNLFKNKTVVENVMDAQIAVQKKSKKEAYEISIDLLEKVGLLEKKDEYPSRLSGGQQQRVSIARALAVKPDVVLFDEPTSSLDPELVAEVLKVIERVAQTGVTILLVTHEMDFARKVSNKIVFMEKGHIVEQGSPEEIFEQSQNERTRQFLKQYYPQAVELMAVHS; from the coding sequence ATGTTAGCGATTCAAAACTTGAAAGTGTCATTCGGGGATAAGGAAGTATTGAAAGGCGTGGATTTGCAGGTCAATAAAGGCGACGTCGTCACGTTTATCGGGCCGAGTGGAACGGGGAAGACGACGATTTTGAAATGTGTCAATTACCTGGTCGAACCGGACGAAGGGCAAATGCAGCTCTCGGATGTCAGCGTTGATTTCAAGAAAATCCATAAAAAAGAGATTCTTCAATTAAGGCGCAACACGGCGATGGTGTTCCAGCAGTTTAATTTATTCAAAAACAAAACAGTTGTTGAAAACGTCATGGATGCCCAAATCGCTGTCCAGAAAAAGTCCAAAAAAGAAGCGTACGAAATAAGCATCGATCTACTTGAGAAAGTCGGCTTATTGGAAAAGAAAGACGAGTATCCTTCGCGCTTGTCAGGCGGCCAACAGCAACGGGTGAGCATTGCACGGGCCTTGGCCGTTAAACCGGATGTCGTGCTATTTGATGAACCGACCTCATCACTCGACCCCGAACTCGTCGCAGAAGTGCTGAAAGTCATTGAACGCGTTGCACAGACCGGTGTCACGATTCTTCTCGTCACACACGAAATGGACTTTGCCCGCAAAGTATCGAATAAAATCGTCTTTATGGAAAAAGGCCATATCGTCGAACAAGGGTCGCCTGAAGAAATCTTCGAACAATCGCAAAACGAACGGACACGGCAATTTCTCAAGCAGTATTACCCGCAAGCAGTGGAATTAATGGCAGTTCATTCATAA
- a CDS encoding NAD/NADP-dependent octopine/nopaline dehydrogenase family protein, protein MTYAVIGGGNTGQAIAGYLALNEEQVKLYTRDEHRAKQISRDGLDVTGIYSGSVLLKASTSMEQVVSGAEIIIVSTTADGHKPVIKEMQPYLEPNQTIVFIPGYWGAIECKQILGSDIEAKNITIAETSAQPFISNADDAGGVVIRRIKSNVLLSTLATANGQPALPLQFWERFPHLIPSKNIFETSFNNTNVVVHVPISVFNASRIDDSKAFRFYPDGVSPLTVRYIEKVDEERRKIADLFHVETQDILSILNNFYGTDYSDLYKALPGLFPEGNGPTTLNHRYFTEDIPFGLVAISEIAKKAGIEIPYTDSLIDITCLLSAVDYRKEGVNLENITFEELSSYGAAAKLIN, encoded by the coding sequence GTGACTTATGCAGTGATCGGTGGAGGAAATACAGGCCAAGCAATTGCTGGCTATCTGGCATTGAACGAGGAACAGGTGAAGTTGTACACAAGAGATGAACACAGAGCGAAACAGATTTCCCGTGATGGATTGGACGTAACCGGCATCTATTCCGGTTCGGTTCTACTGAAAGCGTCGACTTCGATGGAGCAAGTAGTGAGTGGAGCTGAGATCATCATCGTCTCGACGACGGCGGACGGGCATAAGCCGGTCATCAAGGAAATGCAGCCGTATTTAGAGCCCAATCAGACCATTGTCTTTATTCCGGGATACTGGGGAGCGATTGAGTGCAAGCAGATTCTCGGAAGTGACATTGAAGCGAAAAACATCACGATCGCCGAGACGAGTGCACAACCGTTCATCAGCAACGCCGACGATGCAGGGGGCGTGGTGATTCGGCGGATCAAGAGCAATGTGTTGCTCAGCACGCTTGCGACAGCTAACGGGCAGCCGGCATTGCCGCTGCAGTTCTGGGAACGGTTTCCGCATCTCATTCCATCCAAGAACATTTTCGAGACTTCGTTCAACAACACGAACGTCGTCGTCCATGTGCCGATCTCGGTGTTCAACGCCAGCCGCATCGACGATTCGAAAGCGTTCCGCTTTTACCCGGACGGCGTCTCGCCATTGACGGTGCGGTACATCGAAAAAGTGGACGAAGAGCGCAGAAAGATTGCCGATCTGTTCCACGTCGAGACCCAAGACATTTTGAGCATCTTGAACAATTTCTACGGCACCGATTATTCCGATTTGTACAAGGCCTTACCTGGCTTGTTCCCGGAAGGTAATGGGCCGACCACCTTGAATCACCGTTACTTTACAGAAGACATTCCGTTCGGCTTGGTGGCCATTTCGGAAATTGCCAAAAAAGCCGGAATTGAAATTCCATACACCGACTCGCTGATCGACATCACTTGCTTGCTGTCGGCAGTGGATTACCGCAAAGAAGGCGTCAATCTTGAGAACATCACCTTTGAAGAATTGAGCAGCTACGGCGCCGCCGCAAAACTAATTAACTGA
- a CDS encoding GntR family transcriptional regulator, whose protein sequence is MAILFETMEGNLGRISAKDIAYEQIKEKILKCVLEPGQAIVNEKLGKELEISRTPLREALQRLEVEELVVRNYNGTFSVTPISIKEVKELFIMRSKLEGILIRDAIDNLTDESIEYLSYLTKMVQLTSRLENYKDTEDFGGKFHNAIYTISNNTTVVKIIFQLNDRLNRYRHLAHQHLVEIKTSSDEHEVILDAMVNRDKDRAELEIEKHIIEAMKVAVKAVEQYESANKAASEGK, encoded by the coding sequence GTGGCCATCCTGTTTGAGACGATGGAAGGCAATTTAGGCAGAATATCCGCAAAAGATATTGCATATGAACAAATTAAAGAAAAGATCTTGAAATGTGTGTTGGAACCTGGCCAGGCGATTGTTAATGAGAAGCTTGGGAAAGAACTGGAAATCAGCCGGACGCCGCTTCGTGAAGCGTTGCAGCGCTTGGAAGTGGAAGAGTTAGTGGTGCGTAATTACAATGGCACTTTCAGTGTCACGCCCATTTCGATCAAAGAAGTAAAAGAGCTGTTTATTATGCGAAGCAAGCTCGAAGGAATCTTGATCCGCGACGCCATCGATAATTTAACGGATGAGTCGATTGAGTATTTATCCTATCTCACAAAGATGGTGCAATTGACTTCGCGTTTAGAGAATTACAAAGACACCGAGGATTTCGGCGGCAAGTTCCACAACGCTATCTATACCATCAGCAATAACACCACGGTCGTGAAGATCATCTTCCAGTTGAACGACCGGCTTAATCGCTATCGACATTTGGCGCACCAGCATTTAGTGGAGATCAAAACTTCCTCCGATGAGCACGAAGTCATTCTGGATGCCATGGTCAACCGGGATAAAGACCGGGCGGAGCTGGAGATTGAAAAACACATCATTGAAGCGATGAAAGTCGCGGTCAAGGCAGTCGAACAATACGAGAGCGCGAACAAAGCAGCGAGCGAGGGGAAATAA
- a CDS encoding aminotransferase class I/II-fold pyridoxal phosphate-dependent enzyme, with amino-acid sequence MTERIFLSSPHMSGNEKSYIDYAFDSNWIAPLGPNVDGFEKEIAAYAQVEDAAATSSGTAAIHLALELLEVGKEDTVFCSTLTFIASANPILYTGATPVFIDSEESTWNMSPVALEKALKDAEQKGKLPKVVIIVHLYGQSAMLDELMAICDRFGVPIVEDAAESLGSYYKGQPSGSFGKYGIFSFNGNKIITTSGGGMLISNDVQGLKRARFLATQARDQAVHYQHSVVGYNYRLSNILAGVGRAQLEVLDERVLARRAVFNRYVETLGGIDGLDFMPELEGTYGNRWLTTLTLDPEKISVTPGEIIEALAEENIEARPVWKPLHLQPLFEGNDFYAHSDDEIVSEKLFERGLCLPSGSNMTEEQQSRVISKIQQCLGVTNSASVTK; translated from the coding sequence ATGACGGAAAGAATCTTTCTCTCGTCTCCGCATATGAGTGGAAACGAAAAATCTTATATTGACTACGCCTTTGATTCGAATTGGATTGCTCCTCTTGGCCCAAACGTCGACGGTTTTGAAAAAGAAATCGCAGCGTATGCACAAGTAGAAGATGCAGCAGCAACGAGTTCTGGAACTGCTGCGATTCATTTGGCATTAGAATTGCTTGAAGTTGGTAAAGAAGATACTGTATTTTGTTCGACACTGACTTTCATCGCCAGTGCGAATCCGATTTTGTATACAGGTGCGACACCGGTCTTCATCGATTCAGAAGAGTCCACATGGAATATGTCCCCAGTCGCTCTTGAGAAGGCATTAAAAGATGCTGAACAAAAAGGCAAACTACCTAAGGTGGTTATCATTGTTCATCTATATGGACAGTCCGCTATGCTGGATGAGTTGATGGCCATTTGTGACCGCTTCGGGGTTCCGATTGTAGAAGATGCGGCTGAATCATTAGGTTCTTATTACAAAGGACAGCCAAGTGGATCGTTCGGCAAATACGGTATCTTTTCATTCAATGGGAACAAAATTATCACAACTTCCGGCGGAGGAATGCTCATCTCGAATGATGTCCAAGGCTTGAAGCGTGCCCGGTTCTTGGCGACGCAAGCAAGAGATCAAGCAGTTCATTACCAGCATAGTGTTGTAGGCTATAATTATCGCCTCAGCAATATCCTGGCAGGGGTCGGCCGTGCTCAGTTGGAAGTGTTGGATGAACGTGTATTGGCGAGACGGGCGGTATTTAATCGCTATGTGGAAACACTTGGTGGTATCGATGGTTTAGACTTTATGCCTGAGCTTGAAGGTACTTACGGAAATCGCTGGCTCACGACTTTAACTTTAGATCCTGAGAAAATCTCTGTTACGCCTGGTGAAATTATCGAAGCATTAGCTGAAGAAAATATTGAAGCGCGTCCAGTATGGAAGCCGCTACATCTTCAACCATTGTTTGAAGGTAATGACTTCTATGCTCATAGCGACGATGAGATTGTCAGTGAGAAGCTTTTCGAAAGAGGACTGTGCTTGCCATCTGGTTCAAATATGACAGAAGAGCAACAATCACGAGTTATCTCGAAAATCCAGCAATGTCTTGGAGTAACAAATTCCGCTTCTGTAACGAAGTAA
- a CDS encoding acetyltransferase: MKVILIGDSGHARVIADNVTSNGDTVIARLDDKYSELEKRGECFYGPSSSVHELIRQEQAKVVIAIGANAVRQKIASKLNLSEDNYATIIHKEAIVSPSAELGPGTVVMPGVIVNAAAKVGSHVILNTRLVIEHDCVIGDYAHVSPGAMITGGVLVGDGVHIGAGATVIPTKSIGAWSTIGAGSVVIDDIEEHSTAVGVPARIIKTADQTVSTANRKA, encoded by the coding sequence GTGAAAGTAATATTAATCGGGGATAGCGGTCATGCGCGTGTCATAGCGGATAACGTTACATCCAATGGAGATACAGTAATTGCAAGATTAGATGACAAGTATTCAGAACTTGAAAAAAGAGGTGAATGTTTCTATGGGCCAAGCTCTTCAGTCCATGAGCTGATTCGCCAGGAACAAGCCAAAGTTGTCATTGCCATCGGTGCAAACGCTGTGCGACAAAAAATTGCAAGTAAGCTTAATTTATCAGAGGATAACTACGCGACCATTATTCATAAAGAAGCAATCGTCAGCCCGAGTGCTGAACTTGGCCCTGGTACAGTCGTTATGCCAGGAGTCATTGTAAACGCAGCCGCGAAAGTTGGCTCCCATGTCATCTTGAATACACGTCTAGTGATTGAACACGATTGTGTGATTGGCGACTACGCGCATGTCTCTCCTGGGGCCATGATTACTGGCGGTGTATTAGTTGGCGACGGTGTCCATATTGGAGCCGGGGCTACGGTTATCCCGACAAAAAGTATCGGAGCTTGGAGTACAATTGGTGCAGGATCTGTCGTAATCGATGATATTGAAGAACATTCGACAGCAGTCGGTGTGCCGGCACGCATTATCAAAACAGCCGATCAGACAGTAAGCACTGCCAATCGGAAAGCTTAG
- a CDS encoding sugar transferase, with the protein MKRLFDFIVSLIALMVLSPVILITALLIRSKIGSPVVFKQQRPGLEERPFHVIKFRSMTDERDENGELLPDDVRLTSFGKVVRKLSLDELPQLLNVLKGDMSFVGPRPLLMEYLDLYNERQKKRHAVRPGITGWAQVNGRNAISWEQKFEYDVWYVENQSLWLDIKILFMTVMKVFKSEGISQDGQATMTKFKGSSTSRRS; encoded by the coding sequence ATGAAAAGACTGTTTGATTTCATAGTAAGTTTAATAGCTTTGATGGTCTTATCGCCTGTCATCTTAATAACTGCTCTTTTAATACGAAGTAAAATCGGGTCCCCAGTAGTGTTTAAACAACAAAGACCTGGGCTTGAAGAGCGACCGTTTCACGTCATTAAATTCCGTTCTATGACAGATGAGCGAGACGAGAACGGTGAATTGTTGCCAGACGATGTCCGTTTAACCTCTTTCGGAAAAGTCGTGCGTAAATTGAGCTTGGATGAACTCCCGCAGCTTCTAAATGTTTTAAAAGGCGATATGAGCTTTGTGGGTCCGCGCCCTCTTCTAATGGAATATTTGGATTTATATAATGAAAGGCAGAAGAAACGCCACGCTGTTCGACCGGGAATTACGGGCTGGGCACAAGTAAATGGCCGAAATGCGATTTCATGGGAACAGAAATTCGAATATGATGTTTGGTATGTGGAGAACCAATCTTTATGGTTGGATATTAAGATTCTTTTTATGACGGTGATGAAAGTATTCAAGTCGGAAGGGATTTCCCAAGATGGCCAAGCGACAATGACAAAATTTAAAGGCAGTTCGACATCCAGGAGGTCGTAA